One genomic region from Elusimicrobiota bacterium encodes:
- a CDS encoding TIGR03545 family protein, protein MVKKGNLIFTLVLTGAIAAFGFFFMDPLIKRGIVKAGEAALGAKVDVASVQTQIFKGKISVRGFQAADKSDPWKNLIEFKEAGFQLLPALLLEKKVVIEDASLQGVAWGTQRKTSGELSKKEAKEQKEEKPSAVEKKLDAMTAQTKDLGLARMDAIKGAGASKVDAVKPENLASLKVLDEGKVKIESLSQDWDNRIAALTTESEMEAIKKDLAELKAEGSDIEAIARKIKKAKEIQERIKAAQKNLKETKDKAENDFGQARKLLDEAKKAKAGDLAALKNLAGIPSLDAESISLFLLGPAVKAKMGPAMRWIDLAKKHLGSKKTGEGSSGASGATDQAKAPPEPPKRRGVFVGFPKQASFPAFLWKHSLLSGTATMGAGALGFSGELKDLTTEPKQWGKPLTAQIKGEQGAQSLRLNVLADHRSAEGRDELMVVYKGYPVEGLELGSPDELGVTLTRGQANLDFKVRKEGEQWQGKADVMVEGAQLQPKTNLKGFMAEKLNEAVRSIKRFKIEITFTGREDDLDF, encoded by the coding sequence ATGGTTAAAAAAGGCAATTTAATTTTTACTCTTGTTTTGACCGGCGCCATCGCCGCGTTCGGGTTTTTTTTCATGGATCCGTTGATCAAGCGCGGCATCGTCAAGGCCGGAGAGGCGGCTTTGGGCGCCAAGGTCGACGTTGCGTCGGTTCAAACCCAAATTTTTAAGGGCAAAATCAGTGTCCGGGGTTTTCAGGCCGCGGACAAAAGCGATCCCTGGAAAAATTTGATCGAGTTCAAGGAAGCCGGCTTCCAGCTTTTGCCCGCGTTGCTCCTGGAAAAGAAAGTCGTGATCGAAGACGCTTCGTTGCAGGGGGTGGCTTGGGGCACGCAGCGTAAAACATCCGGAGAACTTTCAAAAAAGGAGGCTAAAGAGCAAAAAGAAGAAAAACCGTCCGCGGTCGAGAAAAAATTGGATGCCATGACGGCCCAAACCAAGGATTTGGGTTTGGCGCGCATGGATGCAATCAAAGGCGCCGGGGCCTCCAAAGTGGATGCGGTTAAACCGGAAAATCTGGCCTCTCTGAAAGTGTTGGATGAGGGAAAAGTCAAAATTGAGTCGTTGAGTCAGGATTGGGATAACCGGATTGCCGCGTTGACAACCGAATCGGAAATGGAGGCGATCAAAAAAGATTTGGCCGAGTTAAAAGCCGAGGGTTCGGATATCGAGGCCATCGCCCGGAAAATCAAAAAGGCCAAAGAAATTCAGGAGCGCATCAAAGCGGCGCAGAAAAACCTCAAAGAAACCAAGGATAAGGCGGAAAATGATTTCGGTCAGGCGAGGAAGCTTCTGGACGAAGCCAAGAAGGCCAAGGCCGGGGATTTGGCCGCCTTGAAAAATTTAGCCGGCATCCCTTCGCTCGACGCCGAAAGCATTTCTCTTTTTCTTTTGGGCCCGGCGGTTAAAGCCAAAATGGGCCCGGCCATGCGCTGGATTGATTTAGCCAAGAAGCATTTGGGTTCTAAAAAAACGGGTGAAGGGTCCTCGGGCGCGTCCGGCGCCACGGATCAGGCAAAGGCGCCTCCGGAGCCGCCCAAGCGGCGCGGGGTTTTTGTGGGGTTTCCCAAGCAAGCGTCGTTTCCCGCATTTCTCTGGAAACATTCGTTGTTGTCCGGGACAGCGACCATGGGCGCGGGCGCTTTGGGTTTTTCCGGGGAGTTGAAGGATTTAACCACCGAACCGAAACAATGGGGAAAGCCGCTGACCGCGCAGATCAAAGGCGAGCAGGGTGCGCAAAGCCTGAGGCTGAATGTTCTGGCGGATCATCGCAGCGCCGAGGGCCGGGATGAATTGATGGTCGTCTATAAAGGATACCCGGTCGAAGGCCTTGAGCTGGGCAGTCCCGACGAGTTGGGCGTTACCTTGACCCGGGGTCAGGCGAATTTGGATTTTAAGGTCAGGAAAGAAGGGGAGCAATGGCAAGGGAAAGCGGATGTCATGGTTGAGGGAGCACAACTTCAACCCAAAACCAATCTGAAGGGTTTCATGGCTGAGAAATTGAACGAAGCCGTGCGCTCGATCAAGCGTTTTAAAATCGAAATTACATTCACCGGCCGCGAAGACGATCTGGATTTC
- a CDS encoding TIGR03546 family protein has translation MGIGFLKGVIAILRGQKSPAATAAGFAVGAILGLLPKGNLLGIFFFLLFFLTTVDKPAAILASLLWTPVGLLVDSLAHQIGYAVLSLEALGPLWTALYNTPIVPWTHFNNTVVIGQLIIGLALFLPNYLAMKKAVAYYQQNLKPKVDKLKVIQALKAMRWYQWYESMSE, from the coding sequence ATGGGAATTGGATTTTTGAAGGGCGTCATCGCAATTTTGCGCGGGCAAAAAAGCCCTGCGGCTACGGCCGCCGGCTTTGCCGTGGGCGCGATCCTGGGTTTGTTGCCCAAGGGCAATCTGCTGGGTATTTTTTTCTTCCTTCTTTTTTTCTTGACCACCGTCGATAAACCCGCCGCAATTTTAGCCTCCTTGCTGTGGACGCCGGTCGGCCTCTTGGTTGATTCCTTGGCGCATCAAATCGGCTACGCCGTCTTATCGCTGGAGGCGCTCGGGCCTTTATGGACGGCGCTTTATAACACGCCCATCGTGCCTTGGACGCATTTCAACAATACGGTTGTGATCGGGCAATTGATCATCGGGTTGGCGCTTTTCTTGCCTAATTATTTGGCGATGAAAAAAGCGGTTGCTTACTATCAGCAAAACTTAAAACCCAAAGTCGACAAATTAAAAGTCATCCAGGCCTTGAAAGCTATGCGCTGGTATCAATGGTATGAGAGCATGAGCGAATAA
- a CDS encoding helix-turn-helix transcriptional regulator, whose protein sequence is MEKDIYRIVGQRVRMVRLKRGWTQEELGARSELHPSFVGQVERGTKKISLVTLAKLAHALRATKAELLDEQPVRDDAGLEEKIAHLVREQPADRQRFIYKVASDLSRLASGYRREPERRQKSRKQ, encoded by the coding sequence ATGGAAAAGGATATCTATCGAATCGTTGGTCAGAGGGTGCGCATGGTGCGTTTGAAGCGCGGCTGGACGCAGGAAGAGCTGGGCGCGCGCTCTGAGCTTCACCCGAGCTTCGTGGGCCAGGTGGAGAGGGGGACCAAGAAGATCAGCCTGGTCACGCTTGCCAAACTGGCCCATGCGCTCCGAGCGACAAAGGCCGAGCTTTTAGATGAACAACCGGTGCGCGATGATGCTGGATTGGAAGAAAAAATAGCGCATTTGGTGCGAGAGCAGCCGGCGGATCGGCAGCGTTTTATCTACAAGGTCGCCAGCGATCTTTCCCGTCTGGCCTCAGGCTACCGGCGCGAGCCGGAGCGCCGTCAAAAATCCCGCAAGCAATAG
- a CDS encoding aldehyde dehydrogenase family protein, giving the protein MQAVMERKQEAVVADDLSALFEKQRANRWNVARTTAWERAGKLSRLGKAIERRRAELHQALVSDFHKNPAETDITEIFTVLSEINHTVRHLEEWMRPVRVKTPMALFGTKSEIRHEPKGQVLILAPWNYPFSLALSPLVAAVAAGNCVTLRPSGKVPATARFIKSLLAEVFSPDEVAVVEGGHEVSDALLQMPFDHIFFTGSTNIGKRVMAAAAKHLATVTLELGGKSPVVIDETADIPTAAKRIMWAKFLNAGQTCVAPDYVLVHESKAEEFIEESKKVVAARYGAGEEERRASSDYCRIISKESCRSLASMVEESVRQGAKVVMGGQASENERYLSPTIVTGVDKDSALMRDEIFGPVLPVLTWRSLEEPLRIIRERAKPLALYLFSRSKDNVERVLSGTTAGGSCVNHAIIHLANPNLPFGGVGASGMGHYHGYYGFKTFSHARSVLYQGALNDPLNFFYPPYTPKVRKLVELALKYLT; this is encoded by the coding sequence ATGCAGGCAGTGATGGAACGCAAGCAGGAGGCCGTTGTGGCGGATGATTTAAGCGCGCTTTTTGAGAAACAGAGGGCCAATCGCTGGAATGTGGCCCGGACAACGGCTTGGGAACGCGCCGGCAAACTCTCCAGGCTGGGTAAAGCCATTGAGCGGCGGCGCGCCGAGCTGCATCAGGCCTTGGTTTCCGATTTTCACAAAAATCCGGCCGAGACGGATATTACCGAAATTTTTACGGTTCTTTCGGAAATCAATCACACGGTGCGCCATCTTGAGGAGTGGATGCGGCCGGTGCGCGTTAAAACCCCGATGGCGCTCTTCGGCACCAAAAGCGAAATCCGCCACGAGCCCAAGGGCCAGGTGTTGATTTTAGCGCCTTGGAATTATCCGTTTTCATTGGCGTTGTCCCCGCTGGTGGCGGCCGTGGCCGCGGGCAATTGCGTGACGCTGCGTCCTTCGGGCAAAGTTCCGGCGACCGCGCGTTTTATTAAAAGCCTGCTTGCGGAAGTTTTCAGTCCCGATGAAGTGGCTGTGGTGGAAGGCGGGCACGAGGTGTCGGACGCTTTGCTGCAAATGCCCTTTGATCATATTTTCTTTACGGGCAGCACGAATATCGGCAAGCGGGTGATGGCGGCCGCGGCCAAGCATTTGGCCACGGTCACGTTGGAATTAGGCGGAAAATCTCCGGTAGTTATTGATGAAACCGCGGATATCCCAACAGCCGCCAAACGTATCATGTGGGCTAAGTTTTTAAACGCGGGCCAGACCTGCGTGGCTCCGGATTATGTGCTTGTTCATGAGAGCAAGGCAGAAGAGTTCATCGAGGAGTCGAAAAAAGTCGTTGCCGCCCGCTATGGGGCCGGCGAAGAAGAACGCCGCGCCAGCTCCGATTACTGCCGCATTATTTCCAAGGAATCCTGCCGGTCCCTGGCCTCCATGGTCGAGGAATCCGTGCGCCAGGGCGCCAAAGTTGTCATGGGCGGCCAAGCGTCGGAGAATGAGCGCTATTTGTCGCCGACCATCGTGACCGGCGTCGATAAGGATTCGGCCTTGATGCGCGATGAAATTTTCGGACCCGTGCTGCCCGTGCTGACGTGGCGGTCTCTTGAAGAGCCGCTGCGCATCATTCGCGAGCGGGCCAAGCCCTTGGCCCTTTATTTGTTCAGCCGCAGCAAGGACAATGTCGAGCGCGTGCTCTCAGGCACGACGGCCGGCGGCAGCTGCGTCAATCATGCGATTATCCATTTGGCCAATCCCAATCTGCCTTTCGGCGGGGTAGGAGCCAGCGGCATGGGCCATTACCATGGGTATTACGGATTCAAGACGTTTTCCCATGCGCGCTCGGTTCTTTATCAAGGGGCTCTGAATGATCCGCTGAATTTCTTTTATCCGCCTTATACGCCCAAGGTGCGTAAATTGGTTGAGCTGGCTTTAAAATATTTGACATGA
- a CDS encoding NAD-dependent epimerase/dehydratase family protein — MKKVLVTGGCGFVGSTLIRELLDQGVEVAALDLPNLEARFAFKGKSRFIGADIGDKESLRRAVDSSIECVFHTAALFKYGAPRDLFHRVNAGGTRNLCEVLVEKGVRRLINWGSSTVYGFWDNPGLVKEETFPVNEEELVENYAWSKRQQEKVGEEFQKKGLLDVVTIRPGDIYGPGTPNGITLPLYMFKIGLMRSVPGFKEVFISHVHVDDVALAAIHLARLSEASGQIYNLADNYPLSNIETFDLAAKIFNAWALPSMKKTFGIPIFHTHPAILKVSGIVEEWRAKMKKTFPRYDRNSALFMVKNHILSNKKLLATGYRLRWPDTREALPHVVDYYEKTKWAVLKG, encoded by the coding sequence ATGAAGAAAGTCTTGGTTACCGGCGGCTGCGGTTTTGTCGGCTCCACGCTGATTCGGGAGCTCTTGGATCAAGGCGTCGAAGTGGCGGCGCTTGATTTGCCCAATCTCGAGGCGCGTTTCGCGTTCAAGGGCAAGTCTCGTTTCATCGGCGCGGATATCGGCGATAAGGAAAGTTTGCGCCGGGCCGTTGATTCATCCATCGAATGCGTTTTTCATACGGCGGCTTTATTTAAATACGGCGCTCCGCGCGACCTGTTCCATCGGGTCAATGCCGGAGGAACCCGGAATTTATGCGAGGTCTTGGTTGAAAAAGGCGTGCGCCGCCTGATCAATTGGGGCTCTTCCACCGTTTACGGTTTTTGGGACAATCCCGGCCTCGTCAAAGAAGAAACGTTCCCGGTCAATGAAGAGGAATTGGTTGAAAATTACGCTTGGAGCAAGCGCCAGCAGGAAAAAGTGGGGGAGGAGTTCCAGAAAAAAGGCTTGTTGGATGTGGTGACGATCCGGCCCGGTGATATTTACGGCCCGGGCACGCCCAACGGCATTACCCTTCCCTTGTACATGTTTAAAATCGGGCTGATGCGCTCGGTCCCTGGTTTCAAGGAAGTCTTCATCTCTCATGTTCATGTCGACGACGTGGCCTTGGCCGCGATTCATTTGGCCCGGTTGTCCGAAGCTTCGGGTCAGATTTACAATTTGGCGGACAATTACCCTCTTTCCAATATCGAAACTTTTGATTTGGCGGCTAAAATTTTTAACGCCTGGGCTCTTCCTTCGATGAAAAAAACATTCGGCATTCCGATTTTTCACACGCACCCCGCTATTTTAAAAGTTTCAGGCATCGTCGAAGAATGGCGGGCGAAAATGAAAAAAACGTTCCCGCGTTACGATCGAAACAGCGCTTTATTCATGGTGAAGAATCATATTTTAAGCAACAAGAAACTCTTGGCCACGGGCTATCGTTTGCGCTGGCCGGATACGCGCGAGGCTCTGCCGCATGTCGTCGATTACTATGAAAAGACGAAATGGGCGGTGCTCAAAGGCTAG
- a CDS encoding endonuclease/exonuclease/phosphatase family protein, with protein sequence MFLPAAALALLLTAEIQAAGLTIFNANILYCNPIVEREPHAAYMIRLDKLIAKINAIKPDVIAFQEMANCEFDWGARWIEPPKIIAQRTGFPYIHWISEGFPKIWEEGLAFYWNPATVAMENIRCRHLKATKRGAFNGTIKKSLCRGDIRRKDGRLLRLYNTHLSGGDLGLRQLYEILTLVARERPEIDAAVFTGDFNFKPDSAGAAWLKNLGFRQDAYNHVDYVFTWNLEEPQAIRIIDLKSDHTSDHDGLWLEIADQ encoded by the coding sequence ATGTTTCTTCCGGCAGCCGCCCTGGCCCTTCTGCTGACCGCTGAGATCCAAGCCGCCGGTCTCACCATCTTCAACGCCAATATCCTTTACTGCAACCCGATTGTTGAACGCGAACCCCATGCAGCCTACATGATCAGGCTCGACAAGCTGATCGCAAAAATCAACGCCATTAAGCCCGATGTCATCGCCTTTCAAGAAATGGCCAATTGCGAATTCGATTGGGGCGCCCGATGGATCGAGCCTCCCAAAATCATCGCCCAACGCACAGGATTCCCTTACATTCATTGGATTTCCGAAGGTTTCCCTAAAATATGGGAGGAGGGCCTGGCCTTCTATTGGAATCCGGCGACGGTCGCCATGGAAAACATCCGCTGCCGCCATTTAAAGGCCACCAAACGCGGGGCGTTCAACGGCACGATCAAAAAATCGCTTTGCCGAGGCGATATCCGCCGCAAAGACGGCCGCTTGCTGCGCCTTTACAACACTCATTTAAGCGGCGGCGACCTCGGCCTTCGCCAGCTTTATGAAATTTTAACCCTCGTGGCCCGCGAACGCCCGGAAATCGATGCCGCTGTTTTTACCGGGGATTTCAATTTCAAGCCGGATTCAGCAGGCGCCGCCTGGTTGAAAAATCTGGGTTTCCGGCAGGACGCCTACAATCATGTGGATTACGTATTCACCTGGAATCTTGAAGAGCCGCAGGCAATACGGATTATTGATTTAAAAAGCGACCACACTTCGGATCATGACGGCCTTTGGCTCGAAATCGCCGACCAGTAG
- the rpmG gene encoding 50S ribosomal protein L33 translates to MAERIVIALECPDCKRRNYHFFRGKKKEYKLELNKFCPQCRKYSKHKETKAN, encoded by the coding sequence ATGGCCGAACGAATCGTGATCGCCCTTGAATGTCCGGACTGCAAACGGCGCAATTATCATTTCTTCCGGGGCAAGAAAAAAGAATACAAGCTCGAACTCAATAAGTTTTGCCCGCAGTGCCGTAAGTATTCAAAACACAAAGAAACCAAAGCGAACTAA
- a CDS encoding DUF799 family lipoprotein encodes MNVQRITAILAMTGLLFACAGIKPIYLATDLRFPQNAAVLPLGNQTNDMKAPEMIRPLIEQALRQKGYAIFTQAETDERLRKLLGVTDGGQLRVLFEGLNAQNPSAAMDEGSRGSISMKKLSDALPVDTVFYGEVVDFGITNLGFYREKRVHLAFKMVDLKTGNLLWIDQAKIKERNVATSVDEAKSSFKKGLLEKAAYSTGVNEKTKGLSAAWLRNPLKELSEKAVRRVMATLPRT; translated from the coding sequence ATGAACGTTCAAAGAATAACCGCGATTCTTGCGATGACGGGGCTTCTGTTCGCCTGCGCCGGTATTAAACCCATTTATCTGGCCACGGATTTGCGTTTCCCTCAAAACGCCGCGGTCCTGCCCCTGGGCAATCAAACGAACGACATGAAGGCCCCGGAAATGATCCGCCCCTTAATCGAACAAGCCCTGCGACAGAAAGGCTACGCCATCTTTACCCAGGCGGAAACGGATGAACGCCTGAGAAAACTTTTGGGCGTCACGGACGGCGGTCAATTGCGCGTTCTCTTTGAGGGGTTAAACGCCCAGAACCCTTCGGCAGCCATGGACGAGGGCTCAAGAGGCAGCATTTCCATGAAAAAATTGTCCGATGCCCTGCCCGTGGACACCGTGTTTTACGGCGAGGTTGTGGATTTCGGGATCACCAATCTGGGATTTTACCGGGAAAAACGGGTGCATTTGGCCTTTAAAATGGTGGATTTGAAAACCGGCAACCTTTTATGGATCGATCAGGCCAAAATAAAGGAGCGCAATGTCGCCACATCCGTCGATGAAGCCAAAAGCTCTTTCAAAAAGGGGCTCCTGGAAAAAGCCGCCTATTCCACCGGGGTCAATGAAAAGACCAAAGGGCTGAGCGCGGCTTGGCTGCGCAACCCCCTTAAGGAACTCTCGGAAAAAGCCGTCCGCCGCGTCATGGCCACCCTGCCCAGAACTTAG
- the secE gene encoding preprotein translocase subunit SecE: MFNPVQFGKDAYGELQKVTWIPRKQMIASTIMIIILVSLVSGFIAFVDFLIAQFFSIFIRI, encoded by the coding sequence ATGTTTAATCCGGTCCAATTCGGAAAAGATGCCTATGGGGAGTTGCAAAAAGTCACTTGGATCCCCAGAAAACAAATGATCGCCTCCACCATTATGATCATCATCCTGGTGTCTTTGGTGTCGGGCTTCATCGCCTTTGTGGATTTTCTGATTGCGCAATTTTTCTCAATATTTATTAGAATATAG
- the nusG gene encoding transcription termination/antitermination factor NusG produces the protein MTTGQRAWYIVQTTTGREDRVRTAINKAKETSVVGERIHQVLIPTEDVVQIQKNKKVVRKRKFFPGYVLIDMIVDNETYWLVRSITGVSGFLGGANPVPLPESEVKGILELTEAVPGNRPRPAVMFDKGESIRINDGPFKHFVGVVEEINEERARLKAMVTIFGRATPVELDFLQVEKI, from the coding sequence ATGACTACCGGACAACGAGCATGGTACATCGTCCAAACAACGACCGGCCGTGAGGACCGCGTCCGCACCGCCATCAACAAAGCGAAGGAAACTTCCGTCGTCGGCGAGCGCATCCATCAAGTGCTCATCCCCACCGAAGACGTAGTCCAAATCCAAAAAAACAAAAAGGTCGTCAGAAAAAGAAAATTTTTTCCGGGTTACGTGCTGATTGACATGATCGTGGACAATGAGACTTACTGGCTGGTGCGCTCAATCACCGGAGTTTCCGGCTTCCTGGGCGGCGCCAATCCCGTGCCCCTTCCGGAGAGCGAAGTCAAAGGCATCCTGGAATTGACCGAAGCCGTACCCGGCAACCGTCCCAGACCCGCGGTCATGTTCGACAAAGGTGAAAGCATCCGCATCAACGATGGTCCCTTCAAGCATTTCGTGGGTGTGGTCGAAGAAATCAACGAGGAGCGCGCCCGCTTGAAAGCCATGGTCACCATTTTCGGCCGTGCAACCCCCGTGGAACTCGATTTCCTTCAAGTCGAAAAGATTTAA
- the rplK gene encoding 50S ribosomal protein L11 → MAAPTAGKKKIKTTIKLQVPAGQANPAPPIGPALGQHGVNIMEFCKQFNERTKTAEPGMMIPAVITIFEDRSFTFVTKVPPVSALLKKAAQLAVASGMPGKTKVGKVTRKQVEEIAKTKMPDLNADSVEAAALMVEGTARSMGIDVTP, encoded by the coding sequence ATGGCAGCACCAACAGCAGGCAAAAAGAAAATCAAGACGACGATCAAACTTCAGGTCCCGGCCGGCCAAGCCAACCCTGCGCCTCCGATCGGCCCGGCGCTCGGCCAGCACGGCGTCAACATCATGGAATTCTGCAAACAATTCAACGAACGTACGAAAACAGCGGAACCGGGCATGATGATCCCGGCCGTCATCACGATTTTTGAAGACCGCAGCTTCACCTTCGTCACTAAGGTGCCGCCGGTCTCCGCTCTCTTGAAGAAAGCGGCCCAGCTCGCCGTCGCTTCCGGAATGCCGGGAAAAACAAAAGTCGGCAAAGTGACCCGCAAACAAGTCGAAGAGATCGCCAAAACGAAAATGCCCGATTTAAACGCGGACAGCGTTGAAGCCGCGGCTCTGATGGTTGAAGGCACGGCCCGCTCCATGGGCATCGACGTCACTCCGTAA
- a CDS encoding 50S ribosomal protein L1, which yields MPATLSKRQKTWTSAYDKTKTYDLAAAVDILKKTAKAKFDESIELHFNLGINPKQNDQQVRATVVLPHGSGKAKKVAVIAKGEKTREAQAAGADEVGENDLIEKIAKGWMDFDVLVATPDVMKDVAKLGKTLGPKGLMPNPKTGTVTFDLGKIVKEIKGGRIEFRADQTGNVHTAIGKMSFDPQKIKENAQAMIQAVVGARPSSVKGTYLKSVTLTSTMGPGIRVTPPQKSKEDE from the coding sequence ATGCCAGCCACATTATCCAAACGACAAAAAACCTGGACCAGCGCCTACGATAAAACCAAAACCTACGATCTCGCCGCGGCCGTCGACATTTTAAAGAAAACGGCCAAGGCCAAGTTCGACGAGTCCATCGAGCTTCATTTCAACCTGGGCATCAACCCCAAGCAAAACGACCAGCAAGTCCGCGCCACCGTGGTCCTGCCCCACGGCTCGGGCAAAGCCAAAAAAGTGGCGGTCATCGCCAAAGGCGAAAAAACCAGGGAAGCCCAGGCCGCCGGCGCCGACGAGGTCGGCGAGAATGACTTGATCGAAAAAATCGCGAAAGGCTGGATGGATTTCGACGTTTTAGTCGCTACGCCGGATGTGATGAAAGACGTGGCCAAATTGGGCAAAACACTCGGCCCCAAGGGCCTGATGCCCAACCCTAAAACCGGCACCGTCACCTTCGATCTGGGTAAAATCGTCAAAGAAATCAAAGGCGGACGCATCGAATTCCGCGCGGATCAGACGGGCAATGTGCACACCGCGATCGGCAAAATGTCGTTCGACCCGCAGAAAATCAAAGAAAACGCCCAAGCCATGATTCAGGCGGTAGTGGGCGCCAGACCCTCGAGCGTCAAGGGAACATATTTAAAAAGCGTGACGCTGACGTCCACTATGGGGCCCGGCATCCGCGTGACCCCGCCGCAAAAATCAAAAGAGGACGAATAG